GAGAATTCAGGTGAGCTCAAGTTAACCATACTTGTTCATCTATTGTCAAAATAAACACTGTACcttacacacatcatcacttgaTACTAGTATATTCCTAGCAGCCAGGTCTCTGTGTACAAAGTGTTTGCTAGCAAGGTAGTTCAATCCCGATGATACTTGTCTGCAAAAGCTCAACAAATCATGTTTCAAATCAACATTAGTCTCCTGAGGAGCTCTGCATTGGCAAAATAGCAAACTTCAATAAAATTACATATTAAGCTCACGTCTTCATTTCCAAGAGGTATGCACGTAAATCTCCCTTAGACATATACTCCAGTACAATCATCATTTTCTCCTCTTCAGTTACTACTCCATGTAATTGTACTATATTGATGTGCTGAAACTGACCCATAATGGCTGCCTCCCTCAGAAACTTCACCCTGTCTGGTTCTGAACATTTTGAATTGAGTGTCTTCACTGCTACTTGTATAGGATCAGCAGAACCATCAGTCCATGTACCCAAATGGACTACTCCAAATTCACCAGATCCAAGTTTTTGTAACATTCTATAATTGTACATATGCACATTCAATACACTTTAGtccatgtatgtacataaattaTAAACACACCTGATGTTATCGTTTTTTATTTTTCGGAGTTTCTTCTGTTCAAACCAGGTATATATAGCCTCCTCTAAGTATCCTGGGTCTTCATAGATCTTTTCATCATCAGGCAGGCCATCACTCAATATCCTGTTGTCTGAATCATTTCCAGTAGGTAGTGTAGCAGCTACCACATACTGGTAAGGTGTTTGTCCCTTCTCATACACGTCAACATCAGGAAGTGTATGATAAATGTTACTTGCAAATTTAGGTCTGTTTTTAAATAGACTTTTAGCTGGATCCATATATGGTAATGGTTCACTGGTCTTGTTATCAGCAAAACTAGCCTGGTTAGCACTGGAATAATAGAAGGGGTTATCAGCATCTTCATAGTCAACTGTAATATCATCCTAAAAAGGAGCAGTAAATTAGACAGTGTACAATATACCCATGAATTGGCCTAGTGTAGCTATGTGGATTAATTAACCCCATGGTGCACATGTCTGTGACAGCTAAACATGTGCTAAAGAATGGTTGATATGCAAGGCCTATCATGTCACTATTAATCTGGGAACTGGAGGTAAGGGGATACCACAAATAATTACACGTGCTCTACAATGCAGTGCTACTATTTTggtggtttttgccttgtacaTCTACCAAATCACCACAGAGACCTACAAACAGCAAGGGTAGGATGGTGTGTGATAATTTTCTACCCAAATAAATTCCAAAACATGATATCATATTCTTGGGTGTCCTAGTTAGCCTGTAACCTTAGACTCACTTGTATCCAGAAATCTAActtcatgtggccaagaaactcagcgtgccacactgtgagtacgtacaggaagaaacaaaatgcggcaccccacataccaaatttgagcatgattcatgaaatataagccttcaatatttggcttaatttcttcattattTCTTTGTTTAGGGAGCTTGGGAGGGGGATTTAGATTattattttcacacactttacaacaactgttataaaatgcaaatgtataGCTTTATCATCTTGAACTTTagtggtacactttaagaacatattgcagcacaatcacataccaagtttagtgcaaatctgataaaCAATCATTGATTTGATATGATTTATTGTTTAACTCAGCTagagccgttcttccttgcaggagtaacaacatacagtaacactaaaaatgcacagtacaaAAATTAGCtaaacacacaatacacaaacaaGAACAACTGAACACACAATACAAAACCAAAAACTCACATTACAAAACAGACAACAAATACAAACTAAATGTTACAATTTAATAAGTAGATATACATGATAATCATGGTGGAATCGCTGGTAACGGAGGTCTTTGATGGCAGGATGGAAGTTGGATGGTATTGTATTCCACCAGTGAGCAGCAGTAAAACTAAAAATTTTTGAGTAAATTCAAGGCACAACCTCTGGGAATTAGCAAATAAGTCATATGTCCTGGTATCATATTGGGATGGCAGTGACCAAACCGAATCAGAGGTGACAAAGGGATACATTTGATTTGGTGGTATTGATGAAACATCAGACAGGAAGACTGAAATTGAATGAGTTTCTTAAATGGTAACCAATTGAgtttgtataataataatactgagaTACATGGTCAAACTTAGATAGTTGCATAGTCATCTGCACTGGCCaatcatagagctatggacgatTATTTGCATTTAAAATGGCTgacttgtcacacctacagggtaaaccatttatgaaaataatttcaaaattggtatgcatataggttaaccatcatagctcaagccttttgtggtttaaagaaaTCTCATTGACAGCTCTAGATAACCCAACCAACTGTAAATTGTGGggtcaaaatattctaataaaacagtcaccacgGAGTGACCATGGTGCTTAAAATGTTAGGGTTAACACCTGTGTGAGCATGGCAAGGAAGAATTAGAATACAATAATATAAATACAACTTTATAATAGCCATGAACAAAGTTATAGAGCAATTGTCAGTATTATTAGATCCTTTGGCTTTGGTActggtatttttctgtattggtagagcactagtttgtcttatatcatTGTCATTACCTCTGTAGATATggtttgtgtaaaaacaaatgtttatggttggctttggggtaatggagtaaatatttttaaaatacaaaaagaagcaaAATTCATGCAAAAACATGCACCCGAGCTGTATTAAAAGGGTGCGActttcaaaaagcctgggtaaaaaagttatgaaattaaaggtggcggccatgaaatggctgtaatgatgttaatgataataaagtATAACAATGCAAAAAACCattattaatatttattatcatcaacatcatcacctttgatttcaatactttttcacccaggctttttatacagcttggctgtttttgtatggatatTTATGTGGCAGATGGATGTAATTGTTATTGTGGCTATCTCCACATCTCAAGTATAcaatactataataatattatgtaagtaAAGATACAAATAGGCTACTCATGCATGAGTTGAAAAATCTATACTTTGTGTTGTCATGCTCTTCAACTATTCTATctttatacatagctatacacaCTTACTTTGATAGCAGCCATTCCTGCATCATCAGATTTTATTTCACGTCTCACCATAGGGTAAGGATGACCACCCATTGGTTTATCATCTAACTGCTTAACATATCCCAATGATGTATTGTAATGAACTACAGCAAAAAACACCAGAGAATACTTACACCAAGTGCAACACTAATACTGTTGTTTACATATTTAAAGCTAATGGTGCTCTATATTAATACAGTTTGAAAATTAAGATTGGTAGtcactagtatatatattaaGTGCATAACTTTGAacacacacatccacacatcatGTGTACATTTAGTTGTTTAGATGAAGATACACACACCATTAGTGGTCGCGTCCTTTCTTCTTCTATTCTTCCTTCTCTGATACCACACCAGGAATATGATCAACAGTACAACAATGATACAAGCAACAATGCTGATCACTACACCAGCAATAATTCCACCAACACTTGAGTCATTGGCACTAGACTGTCCACCACTTGTAACAGTAGGATCACCACCAATTGCTTTGGTAGGAGTAATAGTAGATGACTGAGATGACTCCATCAAGTTAGGAGTATAGATTATACTGCTCATGGTGATCACTGTAGTGCTAAAAGAAGTGATGGCACTACTGGTTACAGTTGATTCAATAGTAGTAGCAGAAGTCCTGGCAGTAGTGGTAGTTGTGGTGACAGAAGAAGTAACTGCAGTGGCAGTAGATACTCCTAATCTAGAAGTAGAATCTATTATGGTAGAGGGTAACACTGCTGCAGTTCTTGTAGTAGCAGCAGAAATGACTGTAGTGACTGTAGGGGAAGTTGTAGTTAAAACACCTACATAACAAAACTTCTATGCGAtccattattataattatgtactgtttATGTTTTAACCAGACAGCACAATAGTTTTTGTATGCACTGCGCACCATAAATCAATATGCACATGTATAAAAATAAGTGTATATAAATAGTGCTGATTCTATAAAATGTAAATAGCCATTCTATTTACATTTCATCAGCATGAATCACATTTGTTTCATATTCATTGTTAAAATTCTGCAGttaaatagctacatacatcTTAAATAAGTGCTAATTGCTGGACATTCATTAGTTTTTCAATGTTAATGAGTTATTAAAGGCTTTACAGCAGATTATGCGTATTTCTGACAAAACAGTTAACTTCAATGTCCATTGATCAATTCTCAGCCAGGTACAATTATAATGTAAATTGAGTTACGAACACATGAGCAAGTACAGCTCCAAACACTAACAGGTGTCAAAAAAATTATCTGTATCCAAGTAAAAAATTTCCCATGCAGTGGCTTAGCACATAGCACTTCCAAAAGTTTATTCCTCTGGGCAGCTATCACAGCAGTCTTCCATTGTCCAACCTCACAACTTAAAACATCACTCAGAACCAAAGAAGAAGCAATGTCATCAACCATAGCCAAAATAGACTTACGTGGGGGAAACTGTAACATAATCTCACAACAGGCTTGCACTAGACAATCCCTTGATGTCTGCAAATGATGGGATGGGATAACAATAGTAGACACCTCTGATAAAAGTGTTCAATGCTCAGTAAACCTCTTCCCCCTAATTTACGAGGTAAATACAACCTTTCAATAGCTGAGTGTGGATGATGGCTTTTGGCATCAGTAAGTGTCTTATGGATAGTAATGTCAAACTGGTTGATCTCTGCCTTAGTCCAATCCACAATGCCAAACCCATAGGAAAGCATCAGGATGCAAAAGCTGTTAGTGGCCCATACTTTAAACTGACCACAAAGTAGAGATCCCCAAATAAGCTTTAAACACCTGTGCAGTTTGCTAGTTATAATTGACTTTTTAGTGGTATGATCAATACCACCAGCCTCAGGAAACCCTAAATATCTATATGTTTGACCATAATCAAGCTCACTAATTTCAATACCCAGAGTTGGCAATGGACCTGTTAGGGTTAATTTTCCCCTCTTTACAGATAATTTGGCACATTTCTGAAAACCAAGCTGCATGCCAATGTCATCAGAAAATTTTCTAACAGTGTCCACAAGAGACTGTAACCAATTATCATTCTGAGCAAATAATTTGTTGTCATCCATACACATTAAATGTGTCAAATTCATAGTTGAAGATATCTTGTATCCTCTCAGGTTGTCTAATAAATAGCTGAGTGGGTTCAGAGCCAAACAAAACAATAACGGACTCAAGGTATCCCCCTGAAAGATACCACACTTAATAGACACATCTGACAATTTAGTAGTGGCATTACCACGTAGCTTCAAAAACAATGTAGTCCTCTACAGTGGTAATAATCTCTCTAAACAAGCCACCAACATTGGTGGAAAATGGAACGAATGTAGGCACTCCAGGAGCCAGTTGTGAGGAACTGAGTCATAAGCTTTTCTATAGTCTATCCAGGCTACCGCCAGGGATCTGTTCTTACTCTTCACCTGGTGCCACACACTATTAGTCAATAGGAGGTGGTCAATACAACCATACTGACCCCTGGAGCACCCTTTCTGAGCATGGCGGATAAGTTGGTGGTGTTCGCAACGTTGATATACTAGGGAGGTGAGACAGCCAGTCCATAACTTGTAAATAATATTTAGACAGGTAATTGGCTGATAATTCTGTGGATTAGTCAAATCGTGGCTCTTAGGGATAAGCAAGGTTCTTCCAAGGAGGTAAAGCCACATCTCCTACAAGAAACTTATGAAAATATTTGCACAGAAAGTCATAAACTGATGATAGCCACTTCCACCAGAATCCCTGAATGCCTTCAGGACCTGGGGATGCCCAATTCTTTAATCAGTGAATAGCAGCAGTTAATATATCTGATATTATAGCTGGTATAAATTCATCAGGAGTAATTTTCTGAGTAAATTTCTCCTTCAGCTGTGGCAACCAGGAACTATTCAAATTAGCAGAAGTATCATGCTCAAAAATACTTTTCCAAAAGGTTATCAGTTCAAACTGATCAGGAATTCCAACATAGTTGAGCTTGGAATTGGAACGAAGATTACAATAAAACATTTTCTAGTTTCTTCTAAACATGTTGTTCTGCCAAAACCAAAGGAGTCTAGTTTGATACCTCCGCACTCTAGCAGCTAAACTGGTTATCCTTTGCTTCAAAGTCTCCACTGCTATTAGAAATGAAGGAGTATTCACAATATGGTAGAGCCTAAACAAATGAGACTTCAAATGTCGTAATCTGGCTGACAATGAGGGTGATTGGTGGATAGCCAACAATTGTGACAGATGACCCCTCAATTTCTGTATTTGTGATTGCAAACGGATTTTCCAGGCCCCCTTGTTTCCTCTTCTCCCTTCTCTATCAACACACTGACCGGGCCAGATAGTTTGGCAACTGCCATTGATCCTACATAAACTAAGCAGTCACACTGAGAAAGGGAAATACATTGACTCTGAATACATTCATGCGAACACTTATTTACCAAGCCCAACCACTTCTTAACTACATTGGTTTCAATCAATTTTGGCAATGCCTGTCGAGTGATGAAATCCAAAGTGCCCACCTCAGAGAGACAAATGCATATGTGATTGTACACTTCTTTCAAATCGTCAGAAATAGTAACATCAGTCAATCTATGTTCTACAAAACTTAACAATGtctgaatcaagacacacggtagtgtgtcgtgcggcccaagaagccggcgcatcacaccgtgagtatatttacaggaagaaagtaaacgcgattttcacacctttgtagctccgtgattccttatccgattgaaactaaagttgctgcagaagtgccggctaggtaggggagtccacagtCCACATTTGGAGAAAAttgctctagccatttccgagatacgaacgGCCAAagttttggttttttttcttcgtttttttcttctacttcttctttttgcacactttgcaaaatccgccataaaacacgaattcgtgatccaatcgggctgaaatttggcaaacttaaagggctcattaaggcgaatctcagtaccaggtttggtaggaatccgatgaacattcacggagttatgaccgattatttgcgtaaaattaggtcgaaggtctgtcacgcccacagggtaaaccgcttgaagaaatgagctgaaaattgctatgtagatggagtaactatcgtaggagtgcctttttgtggtttgaaaagaatccagttaaaggccatcgagatatgacacaaaatccaacctgtgtcacaattacgcgatcaaattttatgaataaaaaaactattagttttcacgtctaccaggcaaaccgcttagagcagtgagctgaaaatcggtgtgtagctggaataattatcatagaaaatccttgcagtagtacagaagaatcggattacaaactactgagttctgattccaaagccaactacgtgtagcatatgcgagatcgagatactgtaatagaacagtcaccctaatagagcattcagctacgtttataacttactccattatagaattatattacattgcaagttattctgtagggagttcagctacaaacagttaatcttatagacaattcagctacaagcaagtcacccagtagagagttcagctacaaatatgttgctgtagagattcagaacatcgtaagtcacactgaagagaattcagctataaacaagtcaccttgtagagagttcagctacaacaagtcactctgtagagaattcagctacaaacaagtcactgcatagagggttcagctgcaaaaaagctacccagtagagagttcatctagatcagctacaaacaagttactttatgcaatgttcagctaaaagtaagtcactctgtagagagtttagctacaaacaagtcactctgtagtacaaacaagtcaccgtgtagctggagagttcagcaaccaatcagaaaaccaccctgtaaagagttaagtttacaaacatgttataattctatggagaaagttataactctatagagagttcagttagaaacatttagtcatccagtagagagatcagctacaagacatcaccttatagagagtttagttacaaagaaaccaccatgtagagagttcagctgcaaacatatcaccctgtagagagtgcagctatgaacagatcaccctgtagagagttcagctagaaaagtcatcctgtagagagatcagctagaaggatcaccttgtagagagttcaactacaaacaaatcaccctgcagatagttcagctacaaacaagtcaccctatagagaaatcagctagaagaagttaccttgtacagagctcagctacaaagaaaccatcataataaagagttcagctgcaaacaaatcaccctgtagaaagttcagctacgaacagatcaacctgtagagagatcagctagaaacaagtcaacccgtagagagagcagctacaaagaaaccaactgtagagagatcaattacaaacagataaccctatagagagttcatctagaaacaagtcaccgtgtagagagatcagctagaaacaagtcatccagagatcagctaaaaacaagtcaccctgtagagagatcagctacaaagaaaccatcctgtagagagtttaattgcaaacagaaaaccctatagagcgttcagctagaaacaagtcaccctgtagagagatcagctacaaagaaaccatcctgtagagagttcagctacaatcaagttacactatagagagatcagctagaaacaaatcatcttgtagagagttcagttgcaaacaaatcaccctgtagagagttcagcttgagcaagtcaccttgcagagagttcagctacaaagaaatcaccatgtagagagttcagctgcaaacaaatcaccctgtagagagttcagctagaaacaaatcatcctgtagggagttcagctagaaacaaatcaccctgaaaagagttcagctacaaacaatgagagtttcagctacagttcagttatgtaagaagtcaccttattaactacagtatgtgataatcatcattcaatgttaaatatacaaatatttcatcagacaaaagctatacacacaattacttcctttcttccacaattccttacaagttaaaaggaagcagcatcaaagccatatagCCAGCTTTAATTTgtgacttgcaatacaaaaagaagtgatatctaagccaaaacagccaagctataaaaaaagagtgcggcccccaagtgcaaaaagaagtgaaatccaaggtggcggccaagaaatggctgtgatggtaggttaatggaaaaaattttaattacgacaattcagatgaatttggtgccaaatcctagtggaggaggcaacacaaattcacctgaattgtcgtaattaaaatttttgccattaacctaccatcacagccatttcttggccgccaccttagatttcacatctttttgcaccttgggggccgcactctttttttacagcttggctgttttggtttagattatctAGTGCTTCAGACTGTGGGGCAAGATTAATAGAAGTGCCATTTACTGGTGATGAATCCTCATACAGTGTTTCAGGTTAAGGAGGATCGTGTTCACATAATGAAACAGTCTCAGGCTTAATAGGTGCATTAGCTTCTGTTGACATATGATGCTGCTGTATATCCTGCAATTCCTGATCAGATAATAATTTCGAATTGATAATGGCACGAGCTGGCATGCCAAGTTGTTAGTAGAATGAAACATTTTGTCCCGATTTCAATCATCCCAAAATGCCTTCAATCTCTTCTGATAACCTCTGCCAGCAGCTCTAGCCTTGTAGTAGCACCACATCAACTCCATGTTCTCCAAGCGGGACCAGGGGTGCTTTCCACGAACCGTACCAGTCACAGAAAGAGTATTGTTCAACAATTCAGTAGAGAAGCTTCTCCTAGAAGGGGGTATcaaaactactactactactactactactacttttttttcataaactaaaatcacatgtacaattgtacAGAAAATAGGAGGGGCATCTTGTATATATTACATTAGATACAACTCATAATATTTTGCAGATTAAGTGATCGTAAAATATGTATTGTTCCAAGTAAAGCTGCTTTCTGAAGATAGCACAACAAACTTGAAGAATACTCTGGGATAGACTGCAGAAATTCTCTACACTGCATCAACATCACTCCTGTGTGGCTAATTACAACAGGAATTACATGGACAGACATTTGATACATAGAATAAAAGTCTCTTGCCAGCGGTTGGTATTTGTGAATCTTCTCACTCTCCTTGGATGACACATTGATGTCAGCTGGACGTGATACTTCAATAAACATAATGGCTTTCTCACTGTAGTCAAACAGTACAAGGTCAGGCCTATTGCTAGGACGATGACACTTAGAGACTAAGCTAAAGTCCCACAAAAGCTTGGCTGATtcatactactactactactactactaccactaccactaccactaccactaccactatcACTACCACTACCGCTACCACTACCACTATCACTACCACTACCGCTACCACTACCACTATCACTACCACTACCGCTAccgctactactactactacttactactactaccaccaccactaccactaccactatcACTACCACTACCGCTAccgctactactactactacttactACTTTGTTTTCattgaagaattacacatgtacacaggtACAGATATACATTGCATAACAAGTAAAATACCTAAGTTACACAAGAAgtaactttgtagagagttcagctacaaagaaaccaccctgtagagagtttagctatgaacagatcaccttgcagagagttcagctagaaattaaacaagttgccctgtagagagatcaactacaaagaaaccaccctttagagagttcagctacaaacaagttaccctatagagagatcagctagaaacaaataatcttgtagagagttcagctacaaacaaatcaccctgtagagagttcaattacaaacagataaccctatagagagttcagctagaaacaagtcaccctgtagagagaatcctgtagagagttcagctacacgcaaatcaccctgtagagagttcagctacatttcaagtcacccaacagagagatcagctgcaacaagttatcctgtaggaaataattggtatgtaataaatatcccatccaaaaacagcttatagctgtaaaaaaagtgcgcgtccaagtaaagcagagttaactgcgacaaaaagtaatgatatcataatgcggccatgtgcgaggtgtgcaagttgtaaaattaatattagctaatcagataatacaatgttattgttaaagtgttaatgagaactatgtgatgctgctagtttttaagtgtgtgagcatcttcataaatgccacataaatttaattctcaataaagcaatgtgtatagattctctgatagtaataaatagtttgagtttggccacctttcctttgttcgtagcattgctgtatacaggaaaggcggccaaactcaaactatttattactatcacagaatctatacacattgctttattgagaattaaatttatgtggcatttatgaagatgctcacacacttaaaaactagcagcatcacatagttctcattaacactttaacaataacattgtattatctgattagctaatattaattttacaacttgcacacctcgcacatggccgcattatgatatcattactttttgtcacagttaactctgctttacttggacgcgcactttttttacagctataagctgtttttggatgggatttcaatactttttgttagaataagcaatgtactgttgataacagtaggtgagtttccatggttttgacagaaaccccagattacagtgacagaatattaaaatataactgtaattttagtggccagggccgcccacattgggggtaactggggtattttaccccctaccacagcccgaaaggggccacttgaatacctgtttaaagaaagatcgatatactctaatagagcagtcaggatctagacccttccttgcccctgggcccctctttaactcttttccctgggccctctaatttctctggacggccctgttagtggcatgcaactgcagtcaactaacacccattttaactagtaaacccttaataacactttgcctttcatcttgtactgcattgaaacgatcaaaatactctattagagcagtcacaaaacagttgtaacacagcaatcaatatttagcatagttactacttctgcttagcatcggattgtatagtttaaattactagctacttacagactttacaatataaaaatatggcacttgtagaaatgtgactgttctattagagtatctcgatctacttcaagcattgactaattcaagtgaaaaagctacgcccctgccaagagatcttgtgaaatgaaatgagaatagtaaagaaaaggcaagtatcaGAGGAGGCTGGACACGGCACACGTGAGCGCATCTGTTTCAATGTAAAAAGCAATCGAGCTTCTAATGAAGTTTCTAAGTACACCACTCGAAAATGCAATCAATTTCTTCTCCGTTCGAACAATCTACCCCAATCTACCCCACCCTTTAAAGTAGTAAATTCCTCGTTCAACTTAAGTGTATCACGTGAGAAAGCAGCGCGGGAATGTAATGGATGGTCAGGATTGCGCGAGAGCATGTACTCCGGAAAATTCTACTCAGAAGCGTGCAAGAAGTTCCCCAACGCTGCAAACACCTCATAGAGAGCCAAAGCGGATTCCTCTTAGACAGCAGGACCAGAATAGGAACAGTTTGTCGCCACGTGTTTTATCACAAACCTTTAGAAACAGGTCGAATCATATTCATAATCCTAAACCAAAGGAGAGATGGACTGATTCCGAATTAAGAGCACTGACTGATTTTGTGCTGTTTCATTGTGAAGGTAATGCATGGCCAGCTCACAAGCGTGAAGATTTCTGGGGAAGTGCCAGTGAATTTGTGCAAGCTAGATCAGGCCTGAGCACGTGCAGAACTGGTAAGTATATATTAGCCGTGTTAAAATTTTAAGTACAGTTACTTTTTAGCACAAGCTTGCCGATTCCAAGTAGTTGGAGGCTTATC
The nucleotide sequence above comes from Dysidea avara chromosome 3, odDysAvar1.4, whole genome shotgun sequence. Encoded proteins:
- the LOC136251368 gene encoding uncharacterized protein isoform X1 → MVRLTERYCTLSRSVIVGLSTNRGSCSVIRLISIYAVVIQVLLSAVSGQVCTAPETVGSLVHDEMIITADQTYILTGYRVQCEGIVTTWEFCYQILGAPSVTFYPGIWENNGRSGSDTMYSLIQANTVTFDPNGFSSFSCHNYTLPVTEQFTAPSGSVVGLYSNRGTARPLLLHSATNNNQITTYQVNGNQSSVSVRNRDDVNYNIAIRVYFSVLTTTSPTVTTVISAATTRTAAVLPSTIIDSTSRLGVSTATAVTSSVTTTTTTARTSATTIESTVTSSAITSFSTTVITMSSIIYTPNLMESSQSSTITPTKAIGGDPTVTSGGQSSANDSSVGGIIAGVVISIVACIIVVLLIIFLVWYQRRKNRRRKDATTNVHYNTSLGYVKQLDDKPMGGHPYPMVRREIKSDDAGMAAIKDDITVDYEDADNPFYYSSANQASFADNKTSEPLPYMDPAKSLFKNRPKFASNIYHTLPDVDVYEKGQTPYQYVVAATLPTGNDSDNRILSDGLPDDEKIYEDPGYLEEAIYTWFEQKKLRKIKNDNIRMLQKLGSGEFGVVHLGTWTDGSADPIQVAVKTLNSKCSEPDRVKFLREAAIMGQFQHINIVQLHGVVTEEEKMMIVLEYMSKGDLRAYLLEMKTAPQETNVDLKHDLLSFCRQVSSGLNYLASKHFVHRDLAARNILVSSDDVCKIADFGMARDIEDDTYYLTSGGKIAINWTAPEAILYKKYSTQSDVWSFGCVIYEIWSLGHKPFEKLNGREYVEKITTGYRLPPPPGCPRAIYELMMQCWHPEPKSRPPPGTITRTLQKSDRTLLPNSKATTTGDDKYDKQSLTLGAPLAAGNKLYLDFQERYMKKDSAKIS
- the LOC136251368 gene encoding uncharacterized protein isoform X3 gives rise to the protein MVRLTERYCTLSRSVIVGLSTNRGSCSVIRLISIYAVVIQVLLSAVSGQVCTAPETVGSLVHDEMIITADQTYILTGYRVQCEGIVTTWEFCYQILGAPSVTFYPGIWENNGRSGSDTMYSLIQANTVTFDPNGFSSFSCHNYTLPVTEQFTAPSGSVVGLYSNRGTARPLLLHSATNNNQITTYQVNGNQSSVSVRNRDDVNYNIAIRVYFITTVISAATTRTAAVLPSTIIDSTSRLGVSTATAVTSSVTTTTTTARTSATTIESTVTSSAITSFSTTVITMSSIIYTPNLMESSQSSTITPTKAIGGDPTVTSGGQSSANDSSVGGIIAGVVISIVACIIVVLLIIFLVWYQRRKNRRRKDATTNVHYNTSLGYVKQLDDKPMGGHPYPMVRREIKSDDAGMAAIKDDITVDYEDADNPFYYSSANQASFADNKTSEPLPYMDPAKSLFKNRPKFASNIYHTLPDVDVYEKGQTPYQYVVAATLPTGNDSDNRILSDGLPDDEKIYEDPGYLEEAIYTWFEQKKLRKIKNDNIRMLQKLGSGEFGVVHLGTWTDGSADPIQVAVKTLNSKCSEPDRVKFLREAAIMGQFQHINIVQLHGVVTEEEKMMIVLEYMSKGDLRAYLLEMKTAPQETNVDLKHDLLSFCRQVSSGLNYLASKHFVHRDLAARNILVSSDDVCKIADFGMARDIEDDTYYLTSGGKIAINWTAPEAILYKKYSTQSDVWSFGCVIYEIWSLGHKPFEKLNGREYVEKITTGYRLPPPPGCPRAIYELMMQCWHPEPKSRPPPGTITRTLQKSDRTLLPNSKATTTGDDKYDKQSLTLGAPLAAGNKLYLDFQERYMKKDSAKIS